A single Xiphias gladius isolate SHS-SW01 ecotype Sanya breed wild chromosome 18, ASM1685928v1, whole genome shotgun sequence DNA region contains:
- the LOC120804094 gene encoding EF-hand domain-containing protein D2-like, whose product MATDELSSKLSRRLQIEEGAEDPVAVDVPEHQNGSEEKPNTANADSELGAKLTRRGELNEGQGEHCQPSMKVFNPYTEFKEFSRKQIKDMERMFKM is encoded by the coding sequence ATGGCCACAGATGAGCTCTCGTCCAAACTCAGTCGCCGGCTGCAGATTGAAGAAGGAGCAGAGGATCCTGTTGCTGTGGACGTCCCTGAACACCAGAATGGGTCAGAGGAGAAACCAAATACGGCCAACGCAGACTCTGAGCTTGGCGCTAAGCTGACGCGACGAGGAGAGCTGAACGAGGGGCAGGGTGAGCACTGCCAGCCCAGCATGAAGGTCTTCAACCCTTATACCGAGTTCAAGGAGTTCTCCCGAAAGCAGATCAAAGACATGGAAAGGATGTTcaaaatgtga